In the Pithys albifrons albifrons isolate INPA30051 chromosome 3, PitAlb_v1, whole genome shotgun sequence genome, one interval contains:
- the FEZF2 gene encoding fez family zinc finger protein 2 has product MASPGSLETVMPSSCPRHDGRAAAANPSKTLAFSIERIMAKTSEPKPAFEQRHGGPGPEPGKKPLSLCSPLPCVIPIPPLGYELPSKTLNYSELWKSSLRGGAGLCKANCGVCCKAELTLGQPSGRLIKPQVIHQAGAVPAAPRSLYYFNYLDAAYHPADLLHGQLFPAGLLGAPPPAGLSAHQKLFLLENAKLAGLAAEKLPPPPPFAHKERLPGHLDQVMKEAAAAERGGPPKGHAKIGGGGGGAAEGKPKNFTCEVCGKVFNAHYNLTRHMPVHTGARPFVCKVCGKGFRQASTLCRHKIIHTQEKPHKCNQCGKAFNRSSTLNTHIRIHAGYKPFVCEFCGKGFHQKGNYKNHKLTHSGEKQYKCTICNKAFHQIYNLTFHMHTHNDKKPFTCVTCGKGFCRNFDLKKHVRKLHDSVSSAPPPRDPGRSGQS; this is encoded by the exons ATGGCGAGCCCGGGGTCGCTGGAGACGGTCAtgccttcctcctgcccccGGCACGACGGCAGGGCCGCCGCCGCTAACCCCTCCAAGACCCTGGCCTTCTCCATCGAGCGAATCATGGCCAAGACGTCGGAGCCCAAGCCAGCCTTCGAGCAGCGGCacggcgggccggggccggagcCGGGCAAGAAGCCGCTGAGCCTGTGCTCGCCTCTTCCCTGCGTGATCCCCATCCCGCCGCTGGGCTACGAGCTGCCCTCCAAGACTCTCAACTACTCGGAGCTGTGGAAGAGCAGTCtgcggggcggcgcggggctCTGCAAAGCCAACTGCGGCGTCTgctgcaaggcagagctcaCCCTGGGCCAGCCCAGCGGCCGACTCATCAAGCCGCAGGTCATCCACCAGGCAGGGGCCGTGCCGGCCGCTCCCCGCTCCCTCTACTACTTTAACTACCTGGACGCCGCGTACCACCCGGCCGACCTCCTGCACGGACAGCTCTTCCCCGCCGGCCTGCTGGGCGCCCCGCCGCCAGCGGGGCTGTCGGCCCACCAGAAGCTTTTCCTGCTTGAGAATGCCAAGCTGGCGGGGCTGGCGGCCGAGAAGCTGCCGCCACCGCCTCCCTTCGCCCACAAGGAGCGGCTGCCGGGACACCTGGACCAGGTGATGAAGGAGGCGGCTGCGGCGGAGCGCGGCGGCCCCCCCAAAGGCCACGCCAAGAtcgggggcggcggcggcggggcggcggaGGGCAAACCCAAAAACTTCACCTGCGAGGTCTGCGGCAAG GTGTTCAACGCGCACTACAACCTCACCCGTCACATGCCGGTGCATACGGGAGCCCGGCCCTTCGTCTGCAAGGTCTGCGGGAAGGGCTTCCGCCAGGCCAGCACCCTGTGCCGGCATAAAATCATCCACACGCAG GAGAAACCCCACAAGTGCAACCAGTGCGGAAAGGCGTTCAACAGGAGCTCCACGCTAAACACCCACATCCGCATCCACGCCGGCTACAAACCCTTCGTCTGCGAGTTCTGCGGCAAGGGCTTCCACCAGAAAG GCAACTACAAGAACCACAAACTGACCCACAGCGGAGAGAAGCAGTACAAGTGCACCATTTGCAACAAAGCCTTCCACCAGATCTATAACTTGACTTTCCACATGCACACCCACAACGACAAGAAGCCCTTTACGTGTGTCACTTGCGGGAAAGGATTTTGCAGAAACTTTGATTTAAAGAAGCACGTCCGAAAGTTGCACGACAGCGTCTCCAGCGCTCCTCCGCCGCGGGACCCTGGGCGCAGCGGGCAGAGCTAA
- the CEP15 gene encoding centrosomal protein 15, translating into MSSYLAQEVHLARRHEEILSQRSELLQQMETYLGDKKTKKTWQTQAADAAHKRNAALLNDIEAAEKRLQERVYLLPHPETVKLETLYWASIKESLPKWDEFLLGRAEVPIGFKKMKASKQNINYSEEDSQK; encoded by the exons atgtCATCCTATTTGGCTCAGGAGGTTCACCTTGCTCGAAGACATGAGGAGAT ACTGTCTCAGAGATCAGAGCTGCTACAGCAGATGGAGACTTATCTAGGAGACAAAAAGACTAAAAAGACATGGCAAACTCAAGCAGCTGATGCAGCTCATAAAAGGAATGCAGCACTTTTAAAT GATatagaagcagcagaaaaaaggcTGCAAGAAAGAGTGTATTTACTTCCACATCCCGAAACTGTTAAGTTAGAA ACTCTCTATTGGGCATCAATAAAAGAATCTCTTCCCAAGTGGGACGAATTTCTTTTAGGAAGAGCAGAAGTTCCTATTGgctttaagaaaatgaaagcttCAAAGCAGAACATAAACTACTCAGAAGAAgattcacaaaaataa